A stretch of DNA from Natrinema sp. HArc-T2:
GGCCCAGTAATAGCGCTTCTCGCTGCCATCCGGCTGTTGGAGACGGTCGTAACCGCCGTCGTACCAGCCCGTCTCGTACTCCGTTCGCTCCTCGAGTAGCTCCCAGTCGTCGGGTACAGTCATCGTCGAAAGGTGCGTGCGCGAGCGGATAATAGATGGCGGTCACTGGCGTGGAGCCGGCCCGTTCCCTGTGCTCCGAACGGGCCGTCTAGACGAGCTCTCGGTACAAACGCCCAAACGCCTGCCGCCGAAGCGTTGCAACTGCCGCAGCTTCCTCGTTCTGGAACGTCGCCGCGATGGCTTCGTCCTCCGGCCCCACGTGCCAGACGACGTGATCGACGGCCTCGTGACCGACTGTCGTCACTTCGCCGTCGTACGTTTCACGCCAGTCCTCGAACTCGGCACGGCTGCCGACGTGGACCTCGAGTAAGCTCGCAAAGAGCGCATCACGAGCCGTTTCGACGACGTCACCGGTGACGCGCTCGTCGTACTCCTCGCGGTCGAACGCCATCGCCTTTGCGACCTCACGGACGACCGTCTGGGCTGTGGGCCCGACGGCGTCGTACGTCGCTCGCGCGTCCTCGCCCGACTCGAAGGTAAACGTCCCCTCAGTGTGCATATCAGTCACGTCGGGAGAGTGGTAGTTACGCGTTTTCGTTCTCGTCGGCGTCGCTCTCGCGTTCCGTCTGCATCTCGCGGGTCAGCTCAGCGGCCTCCTCGAGGACGTGCTGAGTCTCGGCGGTCATCGACCCGCGGCCTGGCTGGCGGCTCTGGCGTGCGATTCCCTCCTCGAGCGAGTCGGGGCGACCGGGGTCGTGTCCGTGACCGTGATCGTGGCCAGCCGCCTCGAACTCGGGCGTGTCG
This window harbors:
- a CDS encoding DUF5809 family protein yields the protein MHTEGTFTFESGEDARATYDAVGPTAQTVVREVAKAMAFDREEYDERVTGDVVETARDALFASLLEVHVGSRAEFEDWRETYDGEVTTVGHEAVDHVVWHVGPEDEAIAATFQNEEAAAVATLRRQAFGRLYRELV
- a CDS encoding DUF5810 domain-containing protein, whose product is MGYACPVCDAEEADAVHLANHLAITASLGRDDHRAWLAEYAPDWGDCTPEELGERISPHAEEIDTPEFEAAGHDHGHGHDPGRPDSLEEGIARQSRQPGRGSMTAETQHVLEEAAELTREMQTERESDADENENA